The stretch of DNA CACTTTCTAGCAAAAGCTAAATACCACAAACATTTGTATAACTTTTACCCATCAACGCAAATTACTTGGTTTCTACCGTCTTTCTTGTTGCCATTTTTCAATGGAAGAAACCGTGCAGAAGTTATGAATTCCTTAATGAAAGCAAAAGGGGATCCCACACTATGCTTGAAGAATATGATTTTTTTGATGGGAAGGATGTTCGATATATTGACGGGCAGTAAACTCAGCTTTGGATTATCCCCAAACCATAATATTTACCACTAAGAAACTAAGTACGCTACGAAATTACTTTCTCATTGAGTAACCAAAAGAATCTATGGACCAACTAGAATCTCTTTTTAAAGAACTAAAGAAAACACCGGAAGGTGCTTTTTTTAATCCCTGGTTTCAAGAAGATGCTGCTCACGATCAACCTGAGGATGCTCCGAATATTCGGCGGCGTCAGCTACGAACATACCTTAGCGAGCGGATGGGTAAAGCAAAGTACCTTTTTATAGCAGAAGCACTTGGCTATCAGGGCGGGCATTTTACCGGCATTGCTATGACCTCGGAGCGTATTTTGCTCGGTCATCACAAATCTGTGCACGGCATCCCCGCCGATGGAGCCTTTACATCCATCAAACCAAAACGAACAAGTAAGCCTGCTGTAAACAAAAAAGGGATGTCGGAGCCTACTGCCACTATTATGTGGAAAGCCATTTACCAGCTGGGAATTGATCCTTATGAATGTGTATTGTGGAATGCCCTGCCCTGGCATCCTTATGATGCTGATGAAGGCTTGCTCAGCAACCGGACGCCTACGAATACCGAATTGGAAAAGGGATATCCGGCGCTGCGAGCGTTTTTGGAATTATATCCCGATGCCAGCATTATTGCCGTTGGAAGAAAATGCGAACAAAGCCTTGATGCCTTTGATATCTCAAACTACGTACCCGTCCGTCACCCGGCCCATGGCGGAGCACCCAAATTTCGACGACAAATGAAAAAGCTGATTGAGAACTAGAAGTTAGGCATCAAAATGCGTCCATAGCTGATTATTATCCAGTACTCTGCATTGCCGCGGCTATACCATTAATACTCAAGAATAATGCATCTCGTAAAGAGTCTTCATTATCCCTTTGATCATTTTTCCAACGATCCAACAGTTCGGCCTGCATCATATTTAACGGATATGTGAACGGATTCCGAAAGCGTATTGATTT from Fodinibius salinus encodes:
- a CDS encoding uracil-DNA glycosylase translates to MDQLESLFKELKKTPEGAFFNPWFQEDAAHDQPEDAPNIRRRQLRTYLSERMGKAKYLFIAEALGYQGGHFTGIAMTSERILLGHHKSVHGIPADGAFTSIKPKRTSKPAVNKKGMSEPTATIMWKAIYQLGIDPYECVLWNALPWHPYDADEGLLSNRTPTNTELEKGYPALRAFLELYPDASIIAVGRKCEQSLDAFDISNYVPVRHPAHGGAPKFRRQMKKLIEN